One Persicobacter psychrovividus DNA window includes the following coding sequences:
- a CDS encoding ABC-F family ATP-binding cassette domain-containing protein produces MISVDGLTMAFGGRTLFENISFVINESDRIALMGKNGAGKSTLLKILAGAQQPSQGNLSVPKDRRVAYLPQHLLTEDDATVMEETSKAFAHIHAMEAEIEELNQQLTTRTDYESDSYMKLIEKVSTLSEAFYSIEETNFEADVEKILKGLGFTAEDFDRPTSEFSGGWRMRIELAKLLLQKPDLILLDEPTNHMDIESIQWLEEFLIRSGKAVVVISHDRAFVDNITTRTIEVTMGRIYDYKAKYSDYLVLRQERREQQQKAYDDQQKMIAENKAFIERFKGTYSKTNQVQSRVRMLEKLELIEVDEIDSSALRLRFPPSPRAGGFPVMVQDLSKSYDDHLVFKEANLTIKRGERVAFVGKNGEGKSTMVKAIMKEIDFEGEMTHGHNVQIGYFAQNQATMMDENLTVFQTIDDVAVGEIRNKIKDLLGAFMFGGDESLKKVKVLSGGERTRLAMIKLLLEPVNLLILDEPTNHLDMKTKDILKSALQDFDGTLILVSHDRDFLTGLVDKTYEFGNKQVKEHLGGINDFLAKKKMATLKEIEK; encoded by the coding sequence ATGATTTCAGTTGACGGACTAACCATGGCGTTCGGAGGAAGAACGCTTTTTGAAAATATTTCTTTTGTGATCAATGAAAGCGACCGTATTGCCTTGATGGGGAAAAACGGCGCTGGAAAATCAACCTTATTGAAAATCCTTGCAGGCGCACAACAGCCTTCGCAGGGAAATTTGTCAGTGCCCAAAGATCGCCGAGTGGCTTATTTGCCTCAGCACCTTTTGACCGAGGACGATGCGACGGTGATGGAAGAAACTTCCAAAGCTTTTGCGCACATCCATGCGATGGAGGCAGAGATCGAGGAGCTGAACCAACAACTGACTACCCGCACCGATTACGAGTCGGACAGTTATATGAAGCTGATCGAGAAAGTTTCGACTTTGAGCGAAGCCTTTTATTCGATCGAAGAAACCAACTTTGAGGCTGACGTCGAGAAAATCCTGAAAGGACTCGGCTTTACGGCGGAAGATTTTGACCGTCCGACCAGCGAGTTCAGTGGGGGATGGAGAATGCGTATCGAGCTGGCGAAATTGCTTTTGCAAAAGCCCGATTTGATCCTGCTGGATGAGCCGACCAACCACATGGACATTGAGTCGATCCAATGGCTGGAAGAATTTTTGATCCGCAGTGGCAAGGCAGTAGTGGTAATTTCCCACGACCGTGCGTTTGTTGATAACATCACCACCCGAACCATTGAGGTAACGATGGGACGCATCTACGATTACAAAGCCAAGTATTCAGATTATTTGGTATTGCGTCAGGAACGTCGCGAGCAACAGCAAAAAGCCTATGACGATCAGCAAAAGATGATCGCTGAAAACAAGGCATTCATTGAGCGATTCAAAGGAACCTATTCCAAAACCAATCAGGTACAGTCGCGCGTGCGGATGCTCGAAAAGCTGGAGCTGATCGAGGTGGACGAAATCGATTCCTCCGCTTTGCGTTTGCGCTTCCCGCCTTCGCCAAGAGCGGGCGGTTTCCCAGTAATGGTGCAGGATTTGAGCAAAAGCTATGACGATCATTTGGTGTTCAAAGAAGCCAACCTGACGATCAAGAGAGGCGAACGTGTTGCCTTTGTTGGGAAGAATGGCGAAGGGAAATCCACCATGGTCAAGGCGATCATGAAGGAGATTGACTTCGAGGGAGAGATGACCCATGGACACAATGTGCAGATCGGTTATTTTGCCCAAAACCAAGCCACGATGATGGACGAAAACCTGACCGTTTTCCAAACCATTGACGATGTAGCCGTAGGGGAGATCCGAAACAAGATCAAAGATCTTTTGGGTGCCTTCATGTTCGGCGGTGATGAATCCTTGAAAAAAGTGAAAGTATTGTCGGGAGGAGAGCGCACCCGTTTGGCGATGATCAAACTGTTGCTCGAGCCCGTGAACCTGTTGATTCTCGATGAGCCAACCAACCACCTCGACATGAAAACCAAGGACATCCTCAAAAGCGCCTTGCAGGATTTCGACGGCACCTTGATCTTGGTATCTCACGACCGTGACTTCCTGACAGGATTGGTGGATAAAACCTATGAGTTCGGAAACAAACAAGTGAAAGAACACCTCGGCGGTATCAACGATTTCTTGGCGAAAAAGAAAATGGCGACGCTGAAGGAGATTGAGAAGTAA
- a CDS encoding imm11 family protein, with translation MEKVYKLKWDLDHSGDSEKDAFHFTFKNDIEFGADIISTRYFELPDEIYFQANFSIINEYDYLLNSLMAPVMSNRMLEIITCLGDTNIRVIPVIMISDLYPVKSIDVNRIKKSDNLVNFNFRIIQIMTYTDVFDYGNSEYDNDFILPVGNIHKLVLRKPLIGFPPIFRIKEKASEIFISQITKEALETANIKGCIFEPVETS, from the coding sequence ATGGAAAAAGTATATAAATTAAAATGGGATTTAGACCATTCTGGTGACTCTGAAAAAGATGCATTTCACTTTACATTTAAAAATGACATTGAATTTGGGGCTGATATTATTAGTACCAGGTACTTTGAACTTCCAGATGAAATTTACTTTCAAGCTAATTTTAGTATAATAAATGAATATGATTACCTATTAAATAGTCTTATGGCTCCTGTTATGAGTAATAGAATGCTTGAAATTATTACTTGTTTAGGAGATACAAATATTCGAGTAATACCTGTAATAATGATTAGTGATTTATATCCAGTTAAATCGATTGATGTTAATAGAATTAAAAAATCAGATAATTTAGTTAATTTTAATTTTAGAATAATTCAAATAATGACTTATACCGATGTGTTTGATTATGGGAACTCAGAATATGATAATGATTTTATTCTACCTGTAGGTAATATCCATAAATTAGTATTAAGAAAGCCTTTAATTGGTTTTCCACCTATTTTTAGAATTAAAGAAAAAGCAAGTGAAATTTTTATTTCTCAAATAACTAAAGAGGCTTTAGAAACTGCAAATATCAAAGGTTGTATTTTTGAGCCTGTTGAGACATCATGA
- a CDS encoding DEAD/DEAH box helicase, whose product MSFENLGLSSSLLKAIEEQGYDKPSPIQEQVIPVVLQGKDVLASAQTGTGKTAGFTLPILEQFTENPHHNLKKRNIRALILTPTRELAAQIQENVINYSKHVDVRSTVIFGGVKQAAQVRALQKGVDILVATPGRLLDLHNQGEVKLNKIEVLVLDEADRMLDMGFHRDIQRIMNLIPSSRQTLLFSATFSTEIRRLASKFLTDPVTVEVAATNTTAERVNQSFYKVDKTSKAMAVIHLLEKWDEEQVLIFCRTKHGASRLSKRLEKKGISSAAIHGDKSQQQRIRALEGFKKGAIRVLVATDIAARGLDIPLLPYVINYEMPNVPADYVHRIGRTGRAGASGDAHSLVGQDETEYMLAIGKLLKKAIKAKVLEGFEPSDNPPKIPQHNKPSSNKPTRKPNGGGGFKKKRPAAGSGNSEQGGNRNARSGRQNTGEGKAKLSNNRRSNRR is encoded by the coding sequence ATGTCATTTGAAAATTTAGGATTATCGTCTTCATTATTGAAGGCGATCGAAGAGCAAGGCTACGACAAGCCATCCCCAATACAGGAACAAGTGATTCCTGTAGTGTTACAAGGGAAGGATGTGTTGGCTTCTGCTCAAACAGGAACAGGAAAAACAGCCGGCTTTACGTTGCCTATCTTAGAGCAATTCACAGAAAATCCTCATCATAATCTCAAGAAGAGAAACATCCGTGCGTTGATTCTAACGCCTACCCGTGAGCTTGCAGCTCAAATTCAGGAAAACGTCATCAATTATTCTAAGCATGTAGATGTCCGTTCAACGGTGATCTTTGGTGGTGTTAAACAGGCCGCTCAGGTTCGTGCATTGCAGAAAGGCGTTGATATTTTGGTGGCCACGCCCGGTCGCTTGCTTGACCTGCACAATCAGGGAGAAGTAAAGCTGAACAAAATTGAAGTTTTGGTTTTGGATGAAGCCGACCGTATGCTTGATATGGGCTTCCATCGCGATATTCAGCGCATCATGAACTTGATTCCATCAAGTCGTCAGACATTGCTGTTCTCCGCGACATTCTCTACAGAAATCCGTCGCCTGGCCTCTAAATTCCTTACCGACCCCGTAACGGTAGAAGTTGCGGCAACCAACACCACCGCCGAACGTGTGAATCAGTCTTTCTATAAGGTGGATAAAACGTCGAAGGCGATGGCCGTTATTCATTTGTTGGAAAAATGGGACGAGGAGCAAGTTCTTATTTTCTGTCGTACCAAGCATGGCGCAAGTCGCCTGAGTAAACGACTTGAGAAGAAAGGGATTTCTTCCGCAGCCATCCACGGCGATAAAAGTCAGCAACAGCGTATTCGTGCGCTTGAAGGCTTTAAAAAAGGCGCCATCCGTGTTTTGGTAGCCACTGATATTGCTGCGCGTGGTTTGGATATCCCCTTGTTGCCATACGTGATCAACTATGAGATGCCGAATGTGCCTGCAGATTATGTTCACCGAATCGGTCGTACGGGTCGTGCCGGCGCAAGTGGTGATGCACACTCATTGGTGGGGCAGGACGAGACAGAATATATGTTGGCCATTGGCAAGCTGTTGAAAAAAGCCATCAAGGCAAAGGTGCTGGAAGGTTTCGAGCCTTCGGACAACCCGCCGAAGATTCCTCAGCACAATAAGCCGTCAAGCAACAAGCCGACAAGAAAGCCCAATGGTGGTGGAGGATTCAAAAAGAAACGTCCGGCAGCAGGAAGTGGCAACAGCGAGCAGGGAGGCAACAGAAATGCTCGAAGTGGCAGACAGAATACCGGCGAAGGCAAAGCGAAATTGTCGAATAATCGCCGTTCGAACCGACGTTAA
- a CDS encoding DUF3987 domain-containing protein, with product MTIQNIGAFSEVSSPLSESKSLNQFPLEVFPFRIQEALHQVSNTLGFDMNYLASGVLTTTSVMVGARAHVRVKKGWSTPCNLWSVIIGNASNKKSPTQKFSIDPLNQLNLEAIKTYEENLKTWEIDYAQIENKQERELYLANNPAPEIVKFIVKDINQEALVKRFKANPHGLLLLYDEIMGWVKSMDRYNKAGDVQYFLSLYDGDTISVDRASYQATVTNPFLSILGGIQPSKLFDLFSDGRKDDGFVYRFLFTFPEKDTFTELTTNSCDDAFERYQLYMQEVHRLACSFELKSPFQLSNDALERFLNYYNHLLREAQGNDHQCSLRGKILGYIPKFAVLWEFIHLNDTRLKRGVVSAEAIEASIKIAEFYRHQIDRAFFIVNSAINLKGIELEIYNHLPLKFTKKELQKLVEEANQALRSYERSIEPKGKWIKEGLVEKITQGKYRKLK from the coding sequence ATGACTATTCAGAATATTGGCGCCTTTTCAGAGGTGTCCTCTCCGTTAAGCGAAAGCAAGTCCTTGAATCAATTTCCCTTAGAAGTTTTTCCTTTCAGAATTCAAGAAGCCCTTCATCAGGTGAGCAACACGCTTGGTTTTGATATGAACTACCTGGCGTCAGGTGTCTTAACGACCACCAGCGTAATGGTTGGCGCAAGGGCGCATGTGCGAGTAAAGAAGGGCTGGTCCACGCCATGCAATCTATGGTCAGTGATTATTGGTAACGCTTCGAATAAGAAGAGTCCGACGCAAAAATTCAGTATTGACCCTTTGAACCAACTGAATCTTGAGGCCATCAAAACATACGAGGAGAACCTGAAAACTTGGGAAATTGACTATGCACAGATTGAAAACAAGCAAGAAAGAGAGCTCTATTTGGCCAATAATCCTGCCCCCGAAATCGTCAAATTCATTGTCAAAGACATCAATCAGGAGGCCCTGGTAAAACGCTTCAAAGCCAATCCGCACGGTCTTTTATTGCTTTATGATGAAATTATGGGTTGGGTGAAATCCATGGACCGGTACAACAAAGCCGGAGATGTCCAGTATTTCCTAAGCCTATACGATGGGGATACCATATCGGTGGACAGGGCGAGCTATCAGGCCACGGTAACCAACCCTTTTTTGAGTATTTTGGGAGGAATTCAACCTTCAAAGTTGTTCGATTTGTTTTCGGATGGCCGAAAGGATGATGGTTTTGTATATCGATTTTTGTTCACTTTTCCGGAGAAAGATACCTTTACGGAACTGACTACCAATTCATGCGATGATGCCTTTGAACGCTATCAACTTTATATGCAGGAAGTCCATCGATTGGCATGTAGCTTCGAGCTAAAGTCTCCTTTCCAATTAAGTAACGATGCCTTAGAGAGATTTTTGAATTACTACAATCATCTGTTGCGAGAGGCACAAGGCAATGACCACCAGTGTTCACTCAGAGGTAAAATCCTCGGATACATTCCCAAATTTGCAGTCCTCTGGGAATTTATCCACCTAAACGACACCAGGCTAAAAAGAGGGGTAGTCAGTGCTGAAGCCATTGAAGCATCCATCAAGATCGCAGAGTTTTACCGCCATCAAATAGACCGGGCATTTTTTATTGTCAATTCTGCAATCAACCTGAAAGGCATTGAATTAGAAATTTATAACCACCTACCATTGAAATTCACCAAAAAAGAATTGCAAAAGTTGGTAGAGGAAGCTAACCAGGCCTTACGCAGTTATGAAAGGTCCATTGAGCCCAAAGGAAAATGGATTAAAGAGGGCTTGGTAGAGAAAATCACACAAGGCAAATACCGAAAACTCAAATAA
- the mnmE gene encoding tRNA uridine-5-carboxymethylaminomethyl(34) synthesis GTPase MnmE → MNPIASMDDTIVALATPQGVGAIAVIRLSGKEAIAICNKVFRGKDLTKQESHTIHFGTIRDGEKIIDEVLVSLFIAPKSFTKEDVVEISTHGSPYIIKQVIQLFLREGARLARAGEFTKRAFMNGQFDLAQAEAVADLIHSDSEAAHSAAMNQMRGGFSAEIAALRDQLIYFASMVELELDFSEEDVEFADRTELQNLVNRLQTVIKKLIDSFDLGNVIKNGVPTVIAGKPNAGKSTLLNALLNEEKAIVSDVAGTTRDFIEDEIHLEGLSFRFIDTAGLRDTDDKVEAIGVERTREKMKQASVIIYLFDLVNESLEDINAEVKNLEAQSIPFIKVGNKIDEADAEKIASLKAQDGWLFISAGKKENLEELKDQLVSKVNLQEIKSGNTVVTNARHYESLIRTSEALDNVTTAIAAQISGDLMAMDIREALHYLGEISGTVTTDDLLETIFSKFCIGK, encoded by the coding sequence ATGAACCCAATTGCATCCATGGACGATACGATCGTCGCATTGGCAACGCCACAAGGAGTGGGCGCTATCGCTGTCATCCGTCTTTCGGGGAAAGAGGCGATCGCAATTTGTAATAAAGTATTTCGTGGCAAAGACCTCACTAAGCAGGAAAGCCACACGATTCATTTCGGTACCATCCGCGATGGAGAAAAAATCATTGATGAGGTGTTGGTGTCGTTGTTCATCGCGCCGAAGTCTTTTACCAAGGAAGATGTCGTAGAGATTTCCACCCACGGCTCCCCTTATATTATAAAGCAGGTTATTCAATTGTTCCTGCGCGAAGGTGCCCGATTGGCCAGGGCTGGGGAGTTTACCAAGCGCGCCTTCATGAATGGGCAGTTCGACCTCGCTCAGGCCGAGGCCGTAGCCGATTTAATTCATTCGGATTCCGAAGCAGCACACAGCGCGGCGATGAATCAGATGCGTGGAGGGTTTTCAGCGGAAATTGCTGCCCTGCGTGATCAGTTAATTTACTTTGCGTCGATGGTGGAGCTGGAACTTGACTTCTCGGAAGAGGATGTTGAGTTTGCCGATCGCACGGAACTTCAAAATCTGGTCAATAGGTTACAGACGGTAATCAAGAAACTGATCGATTCCTTTGATCTGGGGAATGTCATTAAGAACGGCGTGCCTACCGTAATCGCGGGAAAGCCAAATGCGGGAAAATCTACCTTGCTCAATGCCTTGCTGAATGAAGAAAAAGCGATTGTTTCTGACGTCGCAGGAACGACACGGGATTTTATTGAAGATGAAATTCACCTCGAAGGACTCTCATTCCGATTCATTGATACGGCTGGTTTGCGAGATACCGACGACAAGGTGGAGGCCATCGGCGTCGAGCGAACGCGTGAAAAAATGAAACAGGCATCAGTAATCATTTACCTTTTCGATTTGGTGAATGAATCGCTGGAAGACATTAATGCTGAAGTCAAAAATCTCGAAGCGCAGTCGATCCCATTCATCAAAGTAGGCAACAAAATTGATGAAGCGGATGCCGAAAAAATCGCCAGCCTGAAAGCACAGGACGGCTGGTTATTTATCTCCGCAGGAAAGAAAGAAAACCTGGAAGAGTTGAAAGATCAGCTGGTGTCGAAAGTCAACCTGCAGGAAATCAAGTCTGGCAACACGGTGGTGACCAATGCTCGCCATTACGAATCACTGATTCGTACCAGCGAAGCATTAGACAATGTGACTACCGCCATTGCCGCCCAAATCTCTGGCGACCTGATGGCCATGGACATCCGCGAAGCCCTACATTATTTGGGGGAAATCAGCGGAACCGTTACAACAGATGACCTGCTGGAAACCATTTTCAGCAAGTTTTGTATCGGAAAGTAA
- a CDS encoding helix-turn-helix domain-containing protein, which produces MKMQKNCLYCNQEFTARATTTKYCSHKCNQRHYKQKRREKNIDKALSENNLRVLSAIRAKNKGQTVAPPQQEEFLSIPQACELMGVSRGTVYGLINKNTLKITKLGRRTIIKKSEILKLFNHGNNQ; this is translated from the coding sequence ATGAAAATGCAGAAAAATTGTCTTTACTGTAACCAGGAATTTACAGCACGGGCCACAACGACAAAGTATTGCTCGCATAAATGCAATCAACGGCACTACAAACAAAAGCGGAGGGAGAAGAACATCGATAAAGCGCTGTCTGAAAATAACCTTAGGGTGCTTTCGGCTATTCGTGCTAAAAATAAGGGGCAGACGGTTGCTCCACCTCAACAGGAGGAGTTTTTGAGTATACCACAAGCTTGTGAATTAATGGGGGTTAGTCGAGGAACTGTCTATGGTTTAATTAATAAAAATACTCTCAAAATTACTAAATTAGGTAGGAGGACAATTATTAAAAAAAGTGAAATACTAAAACTATTTAACCATGGAAACAATCAATAA
- a CDS encoding AHH domain-containing protein: protein MDRKSNGLYLAKNDDDAVVGMTKELPRHSGSHPVYDEEINKIIREYTNVLKDNFGTLNDVPKELMERTLSTIEDRSKEILTTWNANKLN, encoded by the coding sequence ATAGATAGAAAAAGTAATGGGCTTTATTTAGCAAAGAATGATGATGATGCAGTAGTAGGGATGACAAAAGAATTACCGAGACATTCGGGAAGTCACCCAGTTTATGATGAAGAAATAAATAAGATAATTAGAGAATACACGAATGTATTAAAGGACAATTTTGGTACATTAAATGATGTGCCAAAAGAGCTTATGGAGCGAACTTTAAGCACAATCGAAGACAGGTCTAAAGAAATATTGACAACTTGGAATGCGAATAAATTAAATTAA
- a CDS encoding SMI1/KNR4 family protein — translation MKNIKEHFNQFDLSIEYTHSDDEILNFQSLMEIKGITLPEEYYEFIKYYGCAFIMSEVRVKCENTIPNVSSEGNYVSIGAFLNWTNNDFSINKLRKSLCPEQFSEDFIPFAEGVSGDYIGFKLLPDGKYYIAYWAHEELPLNDTFLIADDFESFILSIVPYEFKIPVNVKFLPVEEKLTPKMIEFLKKTGQWNREE, via the coding sequence ATGAAAAATATAAAAGAGCATTTTAATCAATTTGATTTATCTATTGAGTATACACATTCAGACGATGAAATTCTTAATTTCCAATCTTTAATGGAAATAAAGGGTATTACGCTTCCAGAAGAGTATTATGAATTTATTAAATATTATGGATGTGCTTTTATTATGAGTGAAGTTCGAGTAAAGTGTGAAAATACAATTCCAAATGTTAGTTCAGAAGGTAATTATGTTTCAATAGGTGCTTTCTTAAATTGGACAAACAATGATTTCTCAATTAATAAATTGAGAAAATCATTATGTCCTGAACAATTTTCTGAAGACTTTATCCCTTTTGCTGAGGGTGTTTCGGGAGATTATATAGGGTTTAAGTTACTACCTGATGGAAAATATTATATTGCTTATTGGGCACATGAAGAACTTCCCCTAAATGATACATTCTTAATAGCAGATGACTTTGAATCATTTATATTATCAATTGTGCCGTATGAATTTAAAATTCCAGTCAACGTAAAGTTTCTACCTGTGGAAGAGAAACTTACTCCTAAAATGATTGAGTTTTTAAAAAAAACAGGCCAGTGGAATAGAGAAGAATAA
- a CDS encoding SH3 domain-containing protein, with translation MIIEKVKYWTMLLILIVIYPKVSYADIGKIIDKDGFVNVRSAPTGSASILTKIKSNEIVSYFPTENEKWWLVLTLKNEMGFVHHSRIEYLREGVRFGEQDLSYEYHYKKFKFGEDQNMCLNLLSLNLEFVDGEIPITIINSTTTDFIVDKICLVSKLDTVEAKVVIVEPKLFKLWFEDYFVWMNSGGKFISDKLFHRRDWSQFDTNGYVYFKHSDYVKIIYNGIYYEFELPDNLLKVHGLMAFVRKVFKKDGKYYLVCSSIDSGPLIEDYLTFIYEVNFQKNELVKAGFDSYEFERND, from the coding sequence ATGATAATAGAGAAAGTGAAATATTGGACTATGTTACTAATACTGATAGTGATTTATCCTAAGGTATCGTATGCCGATATTGGAAAGATAATAGATAAAGATGGCTTTGTGAATGTAAGGTCAGCTCCTACGGGCAGTGCTTCAATTTTGACAAAGATCAAGTCAAATGAAATAGTAAGCTATTTTCCTACGGAAAATGAAAAATGGTGGTTGGTCTTGACATTGAAAAATGAAATGGGATTTGTTCATCATTCTCGAATTGAATACCTCCGTGAAGGAGTTAGATTTGGGGAGCAGGATTTATCTTATGAGTATCATTATAAGAAATTTAAATTTGGCGAAGACCAAAATATGTGTTTAAATTTACTGTCATTAAACTTAGAGTTTGTTGATGGTGAAATCCCAATTACAATTATTAATTCCACTACCACTGACTTCATCGTTGATAAAATTTGTTTGGTATCAAAATTAGATACTGTCGAAGCTAAGGTAGTCATTGTTGAGCCTAAATTGTTTAAGCTGTGGTTTGAAGATTATTTTGTTTGGATGAATAGTGGTGGTAAATTTATTAGTGATAAATTATTTCACAGACGAGATTGGAGTCAATTTGATACAAATGGATATGTTTACTTTAAGCATAGTGATTATGTCAAAATAATTTACAATGGTATTTACTATGAATTTGAACTACCCGATAATTTATTGAAGGTTCATGGATTAATGGCATTCGTTCGGAAGGTCTTTAAAAAAGATGGAAAATATTACTTGGTCTGCAGTAGCATCGATTCTGGGCCATTAATTGAAGATTATCTGACCTTTATTTATGAGGTTAATTTTCAGAAAAATGAGTTAGTTAAGGCTGGCTTTGATAGTTATGAGTTTGAGCGAAATGATTAG
- a CDS encoding site-specific integrase — MDALMFTIKLRKKPIAKGLKFSLFLDIHFKGQRYKDYLRLHIYAYPKDKLDREYNRQTLAKAEKIKKLRIKELKESMIVEKPTKRNMKFIDYFVEQHWKKESASSQKTWESALGTLLQIDWIHDILLIHVGYEELMMIRSYFLNEALSLKGQGRRISQNTAQTYFNKVLATMKEAFMEGILMTNLADRVERIKEQEVYKDYLTIDELHALAKTPMPYGDLKRACLFSALTGLRVGNIKKLQWQNVITNVSGQTYIQFEQVKRHNVQQNPLNEEAILLLGDRQSPEEPVFPSIKYSSWNNMRIKQWVMNAGIKKDITFHSFRHTYASNLYQTTGDIYLTQRLMGHKSIKTTLRYAKHSLEQSHQAMANFPSILKPKK; from the coding sequence ATGGACGCATTAATGTTTACCATCAAGCTCAGGAAGAAGCCCATAGCCAAAGGCTTAAAATTCTCACTCTTCCTCGATATTCATTTCAAGGGGCAGCGTTATAAAGACTATCTCCGCTTGCATATTTATGCATACCCCAAAGACAAGCTCGACCGGGAATATAATCGACAAACCCTGGCAAAGGCCGAGAAAATAAAAAAGCTGAGGATAAAGGAGCTCAAGGAGTCTATGATCGTCGAGAAACCGACTAAAAGAAATATGAAATTTATTGATTATTTCGTTGAGCAACACTGGAAGAAAGAATCTGCCTCAAGTCAAAAAACATGGGAGTCAGCATTGGGGACCCTATTACAAATTGACTGGATACACGACATCCTACTGATTCATGTGGGCTACGAAGAGTTAATGATGATCAGGTCTTACTTTCTTAATGAGGCACTTTCACTTAAAGGGCAAGGTCGAAGGATCAGCCAAAATACAGCGCAAACCTACTTTAACAAGGTCCTGGCTACCATGAAGGAAGCGTTCATGGAAGGAATCCTCATGACTAATTTGGCGGATAGAGTAGAGCGAATCAAGGAGCAGGAGGTGTACAAAGACTATCTGACCATTGACGAGCTCCATGCCTTAGCAAAAACGCCCATGCCTTATGGAGACTTAAAAAGAGCTTGTTTATTCAGTGCCTTGACCGGTTTACGTGTTGGAAATATCAAAAAGCTACAATGGCAAAATGTGATCACGAATGTTAGCGGTCAGACCTATATTCAATTTGAACAGGTCAAGCGACACAACGTTCAGCAGAATCCACTAAATGAAGAGGCTATTTTACTTTTGGGAGATCGCCAAAGTCCAGAGGAACCTGTTTTTCCATCGATCAAATACAGTTCATGGAATAATATGAGGATCAAGCAGTGGGTTATGAATGCCGGAATCAAGAAAGACATCACCTTCCACTCCTTCCGCCACACCTACGCTTCGAACCTGTACCAAACTACTGGAGATATTTACTTAACCCAGCGGTTAATGGGCCACAAAAGCATCAAAACAACTTTAAGATATGCCAAGCACAGCCTTGAGCAAAGCCATCAAGCCATGGCCAATTTTCCTTCAATTCTTAAACCTAAAAAGTAA